Proteins from one Pseudoalteromonas rubra genomic window:
- a CDS encoding IS5 family transposase: MKEKRITNWREYNKALIARGNIQLWFSEDAIEQWNNTQHHGGKGRANHFSELAIETCLTLRAVFRLSLRAAQGFVSSLISMMKLDLDTPTYSCLCKRSAELAVRYRPHSSASGGIDIVVDSTGLKVYGNGEWHARKHGANKRRTWRKLHLAVDPDTHQIVGAELSTVSVADSEVLGDLLRPLRRKISSVKADGAYDTRGCYAEVAAKKAEAVIPPRSNAQLWEDGHARNSAVILTKHIGSSEWKKCVNYHQRSLAETAMYRYKQLMGDKLVSRGFNQQHTEAMIKVKVLNRMTRLGMPEYQGSS, translated from the coding sequence TTGAAAGAAAAGCGTATCACCAACTGGCGCGAATACAACAAAGCCCTTATCGCCAGAGGTAACATCCAACTTTGGTTTTCCGAGGACGCGATTGAACAGTGGAACAACACGCAACATCACGGCGGTAAAGGCCGGGCTAATCATTTCTCTGAACTGGCAATTGAGACCTGCCTGACTTTGCGGGCTGTATTTCGCTTGTCTCTTCGAGCTGCACAGGGTTTTGTTTCGTCACTAATATCAATGATGAAGCTTGATTTGGATACGCCAACTTATAGTTGTTTGTGCAAGCGTAGTGCAGAGCTGGCAGTTCGCTATAGGCCACACTCCAGTGCATCCGGAGGCATTGATATTGTGGTTGATAGCACTGGTTTGAAGGTGTACGGAAATGGTGAGTGGCATGCAAGAAAACATGGTGCAAACAAGCGCCGAACATGGCGAAAGCTACACCTGGCAGTTGATCCAGATACGCACCAAATCGTAGGCGCTGAGTTGTCCACAGTGTCTGTAGCTGATTCAGAAGTTTTGGGTGACCTACTCAGACCATTGCGCAGGAAGATCAGCTCAGTTAAAGCAGATGGTGCCTATGATACCAGAGGCTGTTATGCCGAAGTAGCAGCTAAAAAGGCCGAAGCAGTGATCCCACCAAGGAGTAACGCACAGTTGTGGGAGGATGGACATGCTCGCAACAGCGCGGTCATTTTAACAAAGCATATAGGCAGCAGTGAGTGGAAAAAATGTGTGAACTACCATCAACGTTCACTGGCGGAAACGGCAATGTACCGATACAAACAGCTAATGGGTGACAAGCTGGTCAGTCGTGGATTCAATCAGCAACACACTGAAGCGATGATCAAAGTGAAAGTACTCAATAGAATGACTAGGCTAGGTATGCCTGAATATCAGGGAAGCAGTTGA